Proteins co-encoded in one Chaetodon auriga isolate fChaAug3 chromosome 9, fChaAug3.hap1, whole genome shotgun sequence genomic window:
- the arap3 gene encoding arf-GAP with Rho-GAP domain, ANK repeat and PH domain-containing protein 3 isoform X1: MLVIMASLDGSTPVETLLVAIHLERYLDTFRRGGLLLARDFTHLDHDALVSLGITATGHRKRILRLVSHIQRIEGQRANQKADLPRERCQSVTDISSSKRGHTALLQQLTGPVNFEAFRNSSAPNLAAMLTNSGSSKPVVKPVPKPRTVFNRRRTAPIHFCPTPDPALPPPRRLSQDSICFTVLEGLTSRDTPTPDDRLTSDINDKSTTPSRRPSQVERKRPSRSLSLSDTRGLLPPVPPRMNRGVPPAMFQGSPPSSSSLPVQTEDNQTLPVTPCPVSLDSSRLSESSPSDSPRGGGMEMVSNEIYWGTSPCSTAGGRIYCSQESAPPTPPRQTLDRNPERNSGSTLSNNSSGSARASTDDPEEEISPYCETVFQTRRNPLILESERNRLEEREMRRVEERHAEDHGCQKFSWTKRLSQALHSGDSQGYSTVGEPPPATRCLSLPPHTFPSETDEDLTISPYASYTSLTERAPPIISGWLDKLSPQGGQRSALAVVLHLLLSAPPCISSLLRSCLCLVTFLSISSSSSSSSSPSTRNYVFQKRYVKFDGKNLMYFGSEKDAYPKGVIPLAAIQMARPAKDNKFEIVTSQRIFVFRTENEVLRRRWVGTLQEHVRDQLMFGRRRFGPGSHCQKHGVLELKGTKSKVYAAINTEQIWLYKSEQCFRNGIGITLIEARGATIRDGKHRSFDLITPYKTFSFTAESDRDKRDWMEALQESIAETLSDYEVAEKIWSNRSNRMCADCKALNPDWASINLCVVICKNCAGQHRGLGTMVSKVQSLKLDTSVWSNEIVQLFIMLGNDRANEFWGARLSPVDELDCDASPEQRREFITQKYREGRYRLSHPAFSSQEELLKVLCSAVSGQTLLKTVTQIFSEAESARLANDCQGHHDLLDRCALSDPSVYDEIMQPVLHSGYLYKSGSVHRGTLSRKTREDFQKFWCSVDQSLLFYESDRSADPCMQISVKDIMCLGVSRPDTSNNNGFIDRFRYTFELYLTSEKLYQFGLETADTLHSWTRSIGKAATPLSCHCLLTREFERVGLLRYRAMLDPQQWKEAYFVLQKSNLFICPRNDGAAEDIINLNRLQELSITSETENHEKKDILVLVEKGRTLHLQGVGRTDFSLWYSDIQRAAGGKGNTLREQQLSRNGIPIIVDSCIAFITQYGLGHEGIYRKNGAKSRIKLLMEEFRKDARNVKLRIGDHFIEDVTDVLKRFFREVDDPIFMADLHPLWQEAAKIPPKSQRLDRYKEIIRSLPRVNRTTLAALISHLYRVQKCADLNQMCTKNLSLLFAPSLFQTDGKGEHEVKIVEDLIDNYLYVFDIDEEHQTQIELEISLITTWKDTQLSQAGDLIIEVYLEMKIPDCCITLKVSPTMCAEELTNQVLFMRNVPAGDKDVWMTFEAIEDGQLERPLHPKEKVLEQALQWCKMADPSSAYLVVKRVPKGEGINILTSYKSEIMKIGLLKCREEPPKLLQGNRFQERTFQIKDHKLLLLKDKKSIRPEKEWSLKSMKIYIGIRRKLKAPTRWGFTVMSDKHQLYLCCSCEAELWDWITSFLRAQNDDPGPPVLRRHSSSDISKQKFGTMPLVPIRGDESNSSLLSANQTLRKLHDRRTLSMYFPMKVQQDSFEERSESPDLPEPLYEEVGDFGLQVLKSLETSFLSSSAAETQEVPDHPPLRLVPVATGHADHVIVADPVRTDGGSADSLEQSGGSSDRGDGAADRSCQDSSTDQQPPVRRRQQQQGVCTPSQELLLQELSSAFTKKTGEEQEEQEEEQEEEERPYDV; this comes from the exons ATGTTGGTCATCATGGCCTCGCTGGATGGAAGCACACCGGTTGAGACGCTTCTAGTAGCGATCCATCTGGAGAG GTACCTAGACACCTTCCGTCGAGGTGGTCTCCTATTGGCTAGAGACTTCACACACCTGGATCATGACGCCTTGGTCAGCCTGGGTATAACTGCCACAGGACACAGGAAGAGAATCCTACGATTGGTCAGTCACATTCAGAGGATAGAGGGACAAAGAGCCAATCAGAAGGCTGATCTCCCACGTGAACGCTGTCAGTCTGTGACAGACATTTCTTCATCAAAGAGAGGTCACACTGCATTACTCCAACAGTTGACAGGACCTGTTAACTTTGAGGCATTCAGGAACAGCTCGGCTCCAAACCTTGCCGCCATGCTGACCAACTCTGGCAGCAGCAAACCTGTCGTGAAGCCAGTTCCCAAACCCAGAACTGTCTTCAATCGTCGCAGGACAGCACCCATCCACTTCTGTCCAACGCCAGACCCTGCACTGCCCCCACCGAGGAGGCTTTCCCAGGACTCcatttgttttactgtgttaGAGGGTTTGACCTCAAGGGACACGCCCACACCTGATGACAGGTTGACCTCTGACATCAATGACAAGTCAACCACGCCCAGCCGAAGACCAAGccaggtggagaggaagaggccaAGTCGTAGCTTGTCTCTGTCAGATACTAGAGGCTTGTTACCTCCTGTTCCCCCGAGGATGAACCGTGGGGTCCCGCCTGCCATGTTCCAGGGGTCCCcgccctcctcttcttctttaccTGTGCAGACAGAGGACAACCAGACACTTCCTGTGACTCCCTGTCCTGTTAGTCTTGACAGCAGCAGGCTTTCTGAATCCTCACCATCCGATTCACCCAGAGGTGGTGGGATGGAAATGGTCTCTAATGAGATCTACTGGGGCACTTCACCTTGTTCTACTGCTGGTGGGAGGATTTACTGCAGCCAGGAGTCAGCTCCTCCGACTCCACCCAGACAAACACTTGACAGGAACCCTGAGAGGAATAG tggcagCACTTTAAGTAACAACTCTTCAGGATCAGCCAGAG CTTCAACAGATGACCCTGAGGAAGAGATCAGCCCGTACTGTGAAACTGTTTTCCAAACCAGAAGAAATCCACTCATCTTGGAG AGTGAAAGAAACAGActggaggaaagagagatgaggagggtggaggagagacaTGCAGAGGATCATGG GTGTCAGAAATTCTCCTGGACCAAGCGTTTGTCTCAGGCTCTTCACTCTGGAGACTCTCAGGGTTACAGCACCGTTGGAGAACCTCCACCTGCCACCCGCTGCCTCTCCCTGCCCCCCCACACCTTCCCGTCAGAGACCGATGAGGACCTAACCATCTCTCCCTACGCCAGCTACACCTCCCTAACTGAGAGAGCCCCACCCATCATCAGCGGGTGGCTGGACAAGTTGTCTCCACAGGG gggtcagaggtcagcgcTGGCTGTTGTGCTACATCTTCTCCTTTCTGCTCCTCCCTGCATCTCCTCCCTCTTGAGGAGCTGCCTGTGCCTGGtcaccttcctctccatctcctcttcctcctcctcttcatcttcgcCTTCCACTCG gaacTATGTTTTCCAGAAGCGCTACGTGAAGTTTGATGGCAAGAACCTGATGTACTTTGGCAGTGAGAAG gACGCCTACCCTAAAGGAGTGATCCCATTGGCTGCCATCCAGATGGCCCGCCCTgcaaaagacaataaatttgAAATTGTGACGAGTCAGAGGATCTTTGTTTTCAGGACTGAGAACGAAG tgCTGAGGCGGCGGTGGGTCGGCACGCTGCAGGAACAcgtcagagatcagctgatgttCGGTCGGCGGCGTTTCGGTCCCGGATCTCACTGTCAGAAACATGGCGTCCTCGAGCTGAAAGGAACCAAATCTAAAGTGTACGCGGCCATCAACACGGAGCAGATCTGGCTCTACAAGAGTGAACAG TGTTTCCGGAACGGAATCGGCATCACGCTGATCGAAGCTCGAGGAGCGACGATCAGAGACGGGAAACACAGGAGCTTCGACCTCATCACTCCATACAAAACCTTCAG CTTCACGGCGGAGTCGGACCGGGACAAACGGGACTGGATGGAGGCGCTGCAGGAGTCGATCGCCGAGACGCTGTCAGATTACGAGGTGGCCGAGAAGATCTGGTCCAACCGATCCAACAGGATGTGCGCCGACTGCAAGGCCCTGAACCCCGACTGGGCCTCCATCAACCTCTGTGTGGTCATCTGCAAGAACTGTGCAG ggcaGCACAGAGGTCTGGGGACGATGGTCTCTAAGGTTCAGAGTCTGAAACTGGACACCAGCGTGTGGAGCAACGAGATCGTCCAG CTGTTCATCATGCTGGGCAACGACCGGGCCAACGAGTTCTGGGGGGCCCGACTGTCTCCGGTGGACGAGCTGGACTGCGACGCCTCAcctgagcagaggagggagtTCATCACCCAGAAGTACAGAGAGGGCCGCTACCGGCTGAGCCACCCCGCGTTCAGCAGccaggaggagctgctgaag GTCCTGTGCTCGGCGGTCTCTGGGCAGACTCTTCTGAAAACAGTCACGCAGATTTTCTCGGAGGCGGAGTCAGCTCGCCTCGCCAACGACTGCCAGGGACATCATGACCTGCTGGATCGCTGCGCCTTGTCAG ACCCCAGTGTCTATGATGAGATCATGCAGCCTGTCCTTCACTCTGGTTACCTCTACAAGTCCGGCTCCGTCCACAGGGGGACGCTGTCCAGGAAAACTCGagaag ACTTTCAGAAGTTCTGGTGTTCGGTGGATCAGTCTCTGCTCTTCTATGAGTCGGATCGATCAGCTGATCCCTGCATGCAGATCAGTGTTAAAGACATTATGTGTTTGGGCGTCAGTCGACCCGACACCTCCAACAACAACGGCTTCATAGACAG GTTCCGTTACACCTTCGAGCTGTATTTGACTTCAGAGAAACTTTATCAGTTCGGTTTGGAGACGGCCGACACTCTGCACAGCTGGACCAGATCCATCGGGAAG GCCGCGACCCCCCTCAGCTGTCACTGCCTGCTGACTCGGGAGTTTGAGCGGGTCGGTCTGCTGCGGTACAGAGCCATGCTGGACCCTCAGCAGTGGAAGGAGGCCTACTTCGTCCTGCAGAAGTCCAACCTCTTCATCTGTCCCCGAAACGACGGAGCGGCGGAGGACATCATCAACCTGAACCGTCTGCAGGAGCTCA GTATCACCTCTGAGACCGAAAACCATGAGAAGAAAGACATCCTGGTTTTAGTGGAAAAAGGAAG GACTCTCCACCTGCAGGGCGTCGGCCGGACAGATTTCTCTCTGTGGTACTCGGACATCCAGCGAGCAGCCGGTGGCAAAGGAAACACGCtgagggagcagcagctgagcagaaacGGCATCCCCATCATCGTCGACAGCTGCATCGCCTTCATCACTCAGTACG GTCTGGGCCACGAGGGGATCTACAGGAAGAACGGGGCCAAATCCAGGATCAAACTCCTGATGGAAGAGTTTCGCAAAGACGCTCGAAACGTCAAACTGCGGATTGGAGACCACTTCATCGAGGACGTGACGGACGTCCTGAAGAGGTTCTTCAGAGAGGTGGACGACCCCATCTTCATGGCCGACCTCCACCCATTGTGGCAGGAGGCTGCCA AAATCCCTCCGAAGAGTCAGAGGTTGGACCGCTACAAAGAGATTATCCGGAGTCTGCCTCGAGTCAACAGGACCACCCTGGCTGCTCTCATCAGTCACCTGTACAG GGTCCAGAAGTGTGCTGATCTGAACCAGATGTGCACTAAGAACCTGTCGCTGCTGTTCGCTCCCAGTCTGTTCCAGACTGACGGGAAAGGAGAACATGAGGTGAAGATCGTAGAGGACCTGATAGACAACTACCTGTATGTCTTTGAC ATTGATGAGGAGCATCAGACTCAGATCGAGCTGGAGATCAGCCTCATCACCACCTGGAAGGACACTCAG ctgtctcAGGCCGGTGATCTGATCATTGAAGTTTACCTGGAGATGAAGATTCCGGACTGCTGCATCACTCTCAAA GTGTCTCCTACCATGTGTGCCGAggagctgaccaatcaggtcCTGTTCATGAGGAACGTCCCGGCTGGAGACAAAGACGTGTGGATGACGTTTGAGGCCATTGAGGATGGACAGCTGG AGCGTCCCTTACACCCCAAAGAGAAAGTCCTGGAGCAGGCTCTGCAGTGGTGCAAGATGGCCGACCCGAGCTCGGCCTACCTGGTGGTGAAGAGAGTTCCTAAAGGAGAGGGCATCAACATCCTCACCT ccTATAAAAGTGAGATCATGAAGATCGGTCTCTTGAAGTGTCGTGAAGAACCTCCGAAGCTCCTTCAGGGAAACCGGTTCCAGGAGAGAACGTTCCAGATCAAAGatcacaaactgctgctgctcaaggaCAAAAAG AGCATCAGGCCAGAGAAGGAGTGGTCCCTGAAGTCCATGAAGATCTACATCGGTATCCGCAGGAAACTGAAAGCTCCAACCAG GTGGGGATTCACGGTGATGtcagacaaacaccagct ctatctgtgctgcagctgtgaggCTGAACTGTGGGACTGGATCACCAGCTTCCTCAGAGCTCAG AATGATGACCCAGGTCCTCCGGTGCTGAGGCGTCACTCCTCCTCAGATATCTCCAAGCAGAAGTTTGGCACGATGCCGCTCGTCCCCAtcagaggagatgagagcaacagcagcctgctgtcGGCCAATCAGACACTG aggaaGTTACATGACAGAAGGACTCTCTCCATGTACTTT CCCATGAAGGTGCAGCAGGACTCGTTCGAGGAGCGTTCAGAGTCTCCGGACCTCCCTGAGCCACTCTATGAGGAAGTCGGGGACTTTGGCCTGCAGGTCCTAAAATCACTGGAGACCAGCTTCCTGTCCAGCAGCGCCGCAGAAACCCAGGAAGTCCCGGACCACCCACCGCTCAGACTGGTTCCCGTGGCGACTGGACACGCGGACCACGTGATCGTCGCCGACCCGGTCCGGACGGACGGCGGCTCTGCGGACTCTCTGGAGCAGAGCGGAGGCAGCAGCGACAGAGGCGACGGAGCAGCAGACCGCAGCTGCCAGGACTCGAGCACTGACCAGCAGCCTCcggtgaggaggaggcagcagcagcagggagtcTGCACACCATCACAggaactgctgctgcaggagctgtcGTCCGCCTTCACCAAGAAGAccggagaggagcaggaggagcaggaggaggagcaggaggaggaggagaggcccTATGATGTCTGA
- the arap3 gene encoding arf-GAP with Rho-GAP domain, ANK repeat and PH domain-containing protein 3 isoform X2, with protein MLVIMASLDGSTPVETLLVAIHLERYLDTFRRGGLLLARDFTHLDHDALVSLGITATGHRKRILRLVSHIQRIEGQRANQKADLPRERCQSVTDISSSKRGHTALLQQLTGPVNFEAFRNSSAPNLAAMLTNSGSSKPVVKPVPKPRTVFNRRRTAPIHFCPTPDPALPPPRRLSQDSICFTVLEGLTSRDTPTPDDRLTSDINDKSTTPSRRPSQVERKRPSRSLSLSDTRGLLPPVPPRMNRGVPPAMFQGSPPSSSSLPVQTEDNQTLPVTPCPVSLDSSRLSESSPSDSPRGGGMEMVSNEIYWGTSPCSTAGGRIYCSQESAPPTPPRQTLDRNPERNSGSTLSNNSSGSARASTDDPEEEISPYCETVFQTRRNPLILESERNRLEEREMRRVEERHAEDHGCQKFSWTKRLSQALHSGDSQGYSTVGEPPPATRCLSLPPHTFPSETDEDLTISPYASYTSLTERAPPIISGWLDKLSPQGNYVFQKRYVKFDGKNLMYFGSEKDAYPKGVIPLAAIQMARPAKDNKFEIVTSQRIFVFRTENEVLRRRWVGTLQEHVRDQLMFGRRRFGPGSHCQKHGVLELKGTKSKVYAAINTEQIWLYKSEQCFRNGIGITLIEARGATIRDGKHRSFDLITPYKTFSFTAESDRDKRDWMEALQESIAETLSDYEVAEKIWSNRSNRMCADCKALNPDWASINLCVVICKNCAGQHRGLGTMVSKVQSLKLDTSVWSNEIVQLFIMLGNDRANEFWGARLSPVDELDCDASPEQRREFITQKYREGRYRLSHPAFSSQEELLKVLCSAVSGQTLLKTVTQIFSEAESARLANDCQGHHDLLDRCALSDPSVYDEIMQPVLHSGYLYKSGSVHRGTLSRKTREDFQKFWCSVDQSLLFYESDRSADPCMQISVKDIMCLGVSRPDTSNNNGFIDRFRYTFELYLTSEKLYQFGLETADTLHSWTRSIGKAATPLSCHCLLTREFERVGLLRYRAMLDPQQWKEAYFVLQKSNLFICPRNDGAAEDIINLNRLQELSITSETENHEKKDILVLVEKGRTLHLQGVGRTDFSLWYSDIQRAAGGKGNTLREQQLSRNGIPIIVDSCIAFITQYGLGHEGIYRKNGAKSRIKLLMEEFRKDARNVKLRIGDHFIEDVTDVLKRFFREVDDPIFMADLHPLWQEAAKIPPKSQRLDRYKEIIRSLPRVNRTTLAALISHLYRVQKCADLNQMCTKNLSLLFAPSLFQTDGKGEHEVKIVEDLIDNYLYVFDIDEEHQTQIELEISLITTWKDTQLSQAGDLIIEVYLEMKIPDCCITLKVSPTMCAEELTNQVLFMRNVPAGDKDVWMTFEAIEDGQLERPLHPKEKVLEQALQWCKMADPSSAYLVVKRVPKGEGINILTSYKSEIMKIGLLKCREEPPKLLQGNRFQERTFQIKDHKLLLLKDKKSIRPEKEWSLKSMKIYIGIRRKLKAPTRWGFTVMSDKHQLYLCCSCEAELWDWITSFLRAQNDDPGPPVLRRHSSSDISKQKFGTMPLVPIRGDESNSSLLSANQTLRKLHDRRTLSMYFPMKVQQDSFEERSESPDLPEPLYEEVGDFGLQVLKSLETSFLSSSAAETQEVPDHPPLRLVPVATGHADHVIVADPVRTDGGSADSLEQSGGSSDRGDGAADRSCQDSSTDQQPPVRRRQQQQGVCTPSQELLLQELSSAFTKKTGEEQEEQEEEQEEEERPYDV; from the exons ATGTTGGTCATCATGGCCTCGCTGGATGGAAGCACACCGGTTGAGACGCTTCTAGTAGCGATCCATCTGGAGAG GTACCTAGACACCTTCCGTCGAGGTGGTCTCCTATTGGCTAGAGACTTCACACACCTGGATCATGACGCCTTGGTCAGCCTGGGTATAACTGCCACAGGACACAGGAAGAGAATCCTACGATTGGTCAGTCACATTCAGAGGATAGAGGGACAAAGAGCCAATCAGAAGGCTGATCTCCCACGTGAACGCTGTCAGTCTGTGACAGACATTTCTTCATCAAAGAGAGGTCACACTGCATTACTCCAACAGTTGACAGGACCTGTTAACTTTGAGGCATTCAGGAACAGCTCGGCTCCAAACCTTGCCGCCATGCTGACCAACTCTGGCAGCAGCAAACCTGTCGTGAAGCCAGTTCCCAAACCCAGAACTGTCTTCAATCGTCGCAGGACAGCACCCATCCACTTCTGTCCAACGCCAGACCCTGCACTGCCCCCACCGAGGAGGCTTTCCCAGGACTCcatttgttttactgtgttaGAGGGTTTGACCTCAAGGGACACGCCCACACCTGATGACAGGTTGACCTCTGACATCAATGACAAGTCAACCACGCCCAGCCGAAGACCAAGccaggtggagaggaagaggccaAGTCGTAGCTTGTCTCTGTCAGATACTAGAGGCTTGTTACCTCCTGTTCCCCCGAGGATGAACCGTGGGGTCCCGCCTGCCATGTTCCAGGGGTCCCcgccctcctcttcttctttaccTGTGCAGACAGAGGACAACCAGACACTTCCTGTGACTCCCTGTCCTGTTAGTCTTGACAGCAGCAGGCTTTCTGAATCCTCACCATCCGATTCACCCAGAGGTGGTGGGATGGAAATGGTCTCTAATGAGATCTACTGGGGCACTTCACCTTGTTCTACTGCTGGTGGGAGGATTTACTGCAGCCAGGAGTCAGCTCCTCCGACTCCACCCAGACAAACACTTGACAGGAACCCTGAGAGGAATAG tggcagCACTTTAAGTAACAACTCTTCAGGATCAGCCAGAG CTTCAACAGATGACCCTGAGGAAGAGATCAGCCCGTACTGTGAAACTGTTTTCCAAACCAGAAGAAATCCACTCATCTTGGAG AGTGAAAGAAACAGActggaggaaagagagatgaggagggtggaggagagacaTGCAGAGGATCATGG GTGTCAGAAATTCTCCTGGACCAAGCGTTTGTCTCAGGCTCTTCACTCTGGAGACTCTCAGGGTTACAGCACCGTTGGAGAACCTCCACCTGCCACCCGCTGCCTCTCCCTGCCCCCCCACACCTTCCCGTCAGAGACCGATGAGGACCTAACCATCTCTCCCTACGCCAGCTACACCTCCCTAACTGAGAGAGCCCCACCCATCATCAGCGGGTGGCTGGACAAGTTGTCTCCACAGGG gaacTATGTTTTCCAGAAGCGCTACGTGAAGTTTGATGGCAAGAACCTGATGTACTTTGGCAGTGAGAAG gACGCCTACCCTAAAGGAGTGATCCCATTGGCTGCCATCCAGATGGCCCGCCCTgcaaaagacaataaatttgAAATTGTGACGAGTCAGAGGATCTTTGTTTTCAGGACTGAGAACGAAG tgCTGAGGCGGCGGTGGGTCGGCACGCTGCAGGAACAcgtcagagatcagctgatgttCGGTCGGCGGCGTTTCGGTCCCGGATCTCACTGTCAGAAACATGGCGTCCTCGAGCTGAAAGGAACCAAATCTAAAGTGTACGCGGCCATCAACACGGAGCAGATCTGGCTCTACAAGAGTGAACAG TGTTTCCGGAACGGAATCGGCATCACGCTGATCGAAGCTCGAGGAGCGACGATCAGAGACGGGAAACACAGGAGCTTCGACCTCATCACTCCATACAAAACCTTCAG CTTCACGGCGGAGTCGGACCGGGACAAACGGGACTGGATGGAGGCGCTGCAGGAGTCGATCGCCGAGACGCTGTCAGATTACGAGGTGGCCGAGAAGATCTGGTCCAACCGATCCAACAGGATGTGCGCCGACTGCAAGGCCCTGAACCCCGACTGGGCCTCCATCAACCTCTGTGTGGTCATCTGCAAGAACTGTGCAG ggcaGCACAGAGGTCTGGGGACGATGGTCTCTAAGGTTCAGAGTCTGAAACTGGACACCAGCGTGTGGAGCAACGAGATCGTCCAG CTGTTCATCATGCTGGGCAACGACCGGGCCAACGAGTTCTGGGGGGCCCGACTGTCTCCGGTGGACGAGCTGGACTGCGACGCCTCAcctgagcagaggagggagtTCATCACCCAGAAGTACAGAGAGGGCCGCTACCGGCTGAGCCACCCCGCGTTCAGCAGccaggaggagctgctgaag GTCCTGTGCTCGGCGGTCTCTGGGCAGACTCTTCTGAAAACAGTCACGCAGATTTTCTCGGAGGCGGAGTCAGCTCGCCTCGCCAACGACTGCCAGGGACATCATGACCTGCTGGATCGCTGCGCCTTGTCAG ACCCCAGTGTCTATGATGAGATCATGCAGCCTGTCCTTCACTCTGGTTACCTCTACAAGTCCGGCTCCGTCCACAGGGGGACGCTGTCCAGGAAAACTCGagaag ACTTTCAGAAGTTCTGGTGTTCGGTGGATCAGTCTCTGCTCTTCTATGAGTCGGATCGATCAGCTGATCCCTGCATGCAGATCAGTGTTAAAGACATTATGTGTTTGGGCGTCAGTCGACCCGACACCTCCAACAACAACGGCTTCATAGACAG GTTCCGTTACACCTTCGAGCTGTATTTGACTTCAGAGAAACTTTATCAGTTCGGTTTGGAGACGGCCGACACTCTGCACAGCTGGACCAGATCCATCGGGAAG GCCGCGACCCCCCTCAGCTGTCACTGCCTGCTGACTCGGGAGTTTGAGCGGGTCGGTCTGCTGCGGTACAGAGCCATGCTGGACCCTCAGCAGTGGAAGGAGGCCTACTTCGTCCTGCAGAAGTCCAACCTCTTCATCTGTCCCCGAAACGACGGAGCGGCGGAGGACATCATCAACCTGAACCGTCTGCAGGAGCTCA GTATCACCTCTGAGACCGAAAACCATGAGAAGAAAGACATCCTGGTTTTAGTGGAAAAAGGAAG GACTCTCCACCTGCAGGGCGTCGGCCGGACAGATTTCTCTCTGTGGTACTCGGACATCCAGCGAGCAGCCGGTGGCAAAGGAAACACGCtgagggagcagcagctgagcagaaacGGCATCCCCATCATCGTCGACAGCTGCATCGCCTTCATCACTCAGTACG GTCTGGGCCACGAGGGGATCTACAGGAAGAACGGGGCCAAATCCAGGATCAAACTCCTGATGGAAGAGTTTCGCAAAGACGCTCGAAACGTCAAACTGCGGATTGGAGACCACTTCATCGAGGACGTGACGGACGTCCTGAAGAGGTTCTTCAGAGAGGTGGACGACCCCATCTTCATGGCCGACCTCCACCCATTGTGGCAGGAGGCTGCCA AAATCCCTCCGAAGAGTCAGAGGTTGGACCGCTACAAAGAGATTATCCGGAGTCTGCCTCGAGTCAACAGGACCACCCTGGCTGCTCTCATCAGTCACCTGTACAG GGTCCAGAAGTGTGCTGATCTGAACCAGATGTGCACTAAGAACCTGTCGCTGCTGTTCGCTCCCAGTCTGTTCCAGACTGACGGGAAAGGAGAACATGAGGTGAAGATCGTAGAGGACCTGATAGACAACTACCTGTATGTCTTTGAC ATTGATGAGGAGCATCAGACTCAGATCGAGCTGGAGATCAGCCTCATCACCACCTGGAAGGACACTCAG ctgtctcAGGCCGGTGATCTGATCATTGAAGTTTACCTGGAGATGAAGATTCCGGACTGCTGCATCACTCTCAAA GTGTCTCCTACCATGTGTGCCGAggagctgaccaatcaggtcCTGTTCATGAGGAACGTCCCGGCTGGAGACAAAGACGTGTGGATGACGTTTGAGGCCATTGAGGATGGACAGCTGG AGCGTCCCTTACACCCCAAAGAGAAAGTCCTGGAGCAGGCTCTGCAGTGGTGCAAGATGGCCGACCCGAGCTCGGCCTACCTGGTGGTGAAGAGAGTTCCTAAAGGAGAGGGCATCAACATCCTCACCT ccTATAAAAGTGAGATCATGAAGATCGGTCTCTTGAAGTGTCGTGAAGAACCTCCGAAGCTCCTTCAGGGAAACCGGTTCCAGGAGAGAACGTTCCAGATCAAAGatcacaaactgctgctgctcaaggaCAAAAAG AGCATCAGGCCAGAGAAGGAGTGGTCCCTGAAGTCCATGAAGATCTACATCGGTATCCGCAGGAAACTGAAAGCTCCAACCAG GTGGGGATTCACGGTGATGtcagacaaacaccagct ctatctgtgctgcagctgtgaggCTGAACTGTGGGACTGGATCACCAGCTTCCTCAGAGCTCAG AATGATGACCCAGGTCCTCCGGTGCTGAGGCGTCACTCCTCCTCAGATATCTCCAAGCAGAAGTTTGGCACGATGCCGCTCGTCCCCAtcagaggagatgagagcaacagcagcctgctgtcGGCCAATCAGACACTG aggaaGTTACATGACAGAAGGACTCTCTCCATGTACTTT CCCATGAAGGTGCAGCAGGACTCGTTCGAGGAGCGTTCAGAGTCTCCGGACCTCCCTGAGCCACTCTATGAGGAAGTCGGGGACTTTGGCCTGCAGGTCCTAAAATCACTGGAGACCAGCTTCCTGTCCAGCAGCGCCGCAGAAACCCAGGAAGTCCCGGACCACCCACCGCTCAGACTGGTTCCCGTGGCGACTGGACACGCGGACCACGTGATCGTCGCCGACCCGGTCCGGACGGACGGCGGCTCTGCGGACTCTCTGGAGCAGAGCGGAGGCAGCAGCGACAGAGGCGACGGAGCAGCAGACCGCAGCTGCCAGGACTCGAGCACTGACCAGCAGCCTCcggtgaggaggaggcagcagcagcagggagtcTGCACACCATCACAggaactgctgctgcaggagctgtcGTCCGCCTTCACCAAGAAGAccggagaggagcaggaggagcaggaggaggagcaggaggaggaggagaggcccTATGATGTCTGA